The stretch of DNA GAGCTACAATACCGCCGACTATAAATGCAGCAACCCAGGAACCAATCCAAATTAGCGTCCCTTCGCGAGTACCACGTTCTTTGAACATTACGATGATTGAAGCGATGCAAGGTACAAACAGCGTAATGGCAATAAGCGAAATCAGTGTTTGTTCCGGAGTCAGCACCATGCCGGATAAACCGGCTGCGCCGAAGTCACGACGAATCATGCCCATGATAAAGGCGGTAGCCGTTTCACGTGGCAGTAGCAGCATACCTTCGGTAATCGGCGCAAAGAGATTTTGAATTGTAGCCAATAAGCCTGTTAACTGCAATGAACTGATTATTAGTGCTCCTAGCGCGAAAAGCGGTGCGGCTTCTTCCAGAAAGGCATAGGACTTAACCACCGTCTTTTTGAGTACATTTTTGACCCTCGGCAGTCTTATCGGCGGCAAGTCGATCAGCAGATCAGACGACTCACCGGGTAACACTTTATGAAGAATTTTCCCGACTAAGCCTAAGATAACAACCATTACTGTTACATAAATCAAAATATACTTCGTACCAAGTCCGGCAAGCATTCCGGCAATTACACCCAGTTGCGCCGAACATGGAATAGCTAATCCCAGTACAGCGGTAGCAATTGTCCGTTCACGCTGAGTACCCAGAATTCGGGTCGTAATCGTAGCCATAGTTACACAGCCAAACCCTAAAATCAGCGGAATAATTGCACGGCCGTTAAGACCAATAGAGTTCATCACTCTATCTACCAGTGTGGCTAGACGAGGCAAGTATCCCGAGTCTTCCATTACCGATAATATTAGATAAAACCCAACAACCAGCGGCAGCAGCAGTCCTAGTATATAGGTTACCGTCATGGTCAAAAGACCAAATTCTCCAATCAGGACAGCGCCCAATATGGATTCCTCACTAATAAATCGACCAATAAAATCACGAATTGCTGGTTCATACATACCTTGCATCAGCGTTTCTTCGGTAAAACCGACAATATCTTGGGCAACCACTACACCAATCAAATGATACATAATATATAGTGCAAAAAGAAAGAATGGTATACCGGTTACGGGCCGCAGCATAAGACGGCCAAGTTTGGTCGAGAGCAACGCGCCTTCCTGACTTTCAGTGACGGCGTGTTTTATTATGTCATTTACCCGATGACGGCGTTCATGATAAATTTCCTCGCGGTTTAAGCCGAGTTCTACACCATGACGAGCAGCAACATGCGGGTCGCCTTCCAACACCAGTAGAGCTTCACCCCATGAACCGGTACGGTTAAGCATTTCTTGAAGCTGCTTCTTTAAAGCAATAGGCACATTGCCGGTCCGAGCTTCATAAAGCCTGTTTTTAACCTCTTCAAGCCCCTTACCCTTGACAGCGACAGTAGGAATTACTGGAACGCCGAGTAGATGCTCCAAGAGGTCAACATCAACCTTAATACCTTGTTCAGCTGCTTCGTCCATCATATTTAACGCTACGATGACTGGGATACCAGTATCGATTACCTGCAGCGTTAAAAACAGGTCCCGCTCAAGGTGTACAGCATTAACTATGTTTACAATCAAATCGGCTGACAGGATTACATCCCTAGCTACTATTTCTTCATCATTAAACGAAGATATTCCGTAGACACCAGGGGTATCGATAACTACATCATTGCCGAACTTGCCATGTGATATATCAACCGTTGTGCCCGGGAAGTTAGAAACATCGACGTAAACGCCGGTAAGTGTGTTAAAAAATACTGATTTTCCAACATTAGGATTGCCGACAAGAACTATCTTTTTTGCCCCATCTGGTATTTGAATATTACTAAGATTATTATGACAATGCATTTCTATCCTCCAATATTAAGCAGGCTGTACTTGAATGTTCTCAGCCAGTTTGCGGCCAATGGCAATTTCCTGTTTGCCTTTACAGATTACAATTGGTCCGGCAGGCAGCTTTTCAGCACACTCTACTTCGGCTCCTTCAGCAATCCCGAATCTAATCGCCTGCGCCCTGACAGTATCACCGATTATTTGGGCTATATATAAACGTTGGCCGCGGTTTGCCTGATCCAGTGTCATGATGATTCCCCCTTATATATTGATAATCGTTGTCAATTATCATGTAAAAAAAAGGTCTTTTTTCTTGTTAATTTGATTATAGGCGAGAATGACTATCACTGTCAAGAAGATTTAAAGGCGGCTAAAAACCGCCTTTAAGTAAGGATATAAGTTCGGCTACTGTCCGCGGTATCCCACTATTACCGTTCTTGTTAACCATGGCTGTATAAATTTCACCAACCACCGGCCGAGCAAAGCCATGATCAACATGATTACTGCAATTAAGAATGGTATCAGGCGGCCCTCCGGCAATGACTTGCCCCTGCGCCAGTACGTATACCAAGTCGGCCCACCGCCACGCCCAGTCGACATCATGAGTGGCGACGACCAGGGTTGTACCTTGGGTATACAATCTGTCCATGATTTCACTTAAATTTTGCATGCCGGGAAAATCCAATCCGGCAGTAGGCTCGTCCATAACAAGCATTTCGGGCTGCATTGCCAAAACTCCGGCAATAGCAACGCGTTTTTTTTGGCCATGACTTAAAAAATGCACCGGCTCGTTGGCATATTCGGCCATCTGAACAGCTTCTAATGCTTTCATCGCCGTTTGTTCAGCCTTTTTTAGACTCATTCCCAAGTTCATCGGACCAAACAAAACATCATCCAGGACACTTCCGGCAAATAGCTGAGTGTCAGGATCCTGAAAAACAAGACCAATTTTTTGTCGTAGCGTCGTTATTGCTGAGCGCGAGTATTCATAAGGCCTCCCTTGATACAGGAGCCGTCCGGCTGTGGGCCTTAAGATAGCGTTAAACTGCAAAAATAAGGTAGATTTTCCTGCTCCGTTTGGGCCAACAAAAGCAACCCGCTTTCCGGCGGGTATCTTGAGATTTATACCATTGAGGGCAGGTTTATCAAATCGGTATGAAAATTCAATGTTTTGAGCTTCTAATAGCGGGTGTATCTGCATGCTTTGTATAATCCTCCACCAAGCGGATTGTAAGGAGTCACTGGTTCTAAAGCGTTGCTGTCAAAGCCACACTTATCAATACCGCTACAATAGCTATTAGACGTATGAGGCTAATATCCTGCCGTGGATAGCGGTACACCAATTTGTCGGAATAGTTGCGCGCTAGAAGTGCGGTATAAAGGTCACGAGCAGTAATGAATGATTTACTGCAAAGATTGGCGGCCAGCATGGTCAGCGAGCGCAGCGACCGCTTAGTGCTTGAATATCCTAAACGAGACTGCTGAGCAGTATATATTTGGGCCGCAGTTTCTAAAAACACGAAAATAAAACGGTAGGTAAGCAAGCTTATCTCCATTACGGTATTGAGCGCCTTAATCCTGGCTGCAAATGCCGTAATGTGAGCAATCGGTGTGGTTGTAGCAACCATAAACAGACATGATACTGCCGCCGCACTCCGCAAAAAAAGGCCTTTTGCCGTCATAATCCCTTGTGCAGTTATGCCTAAGTAATAGCTGCCAACTTTAGTGCTGGCAATGGCCGAAAATGGCATTGTTCCAAAACTTACAGCGACTGTAACCAAGCCAACTAGCAAAAAAGCCAAAGGCGCCATCCATAAACGTAAAAGATAGCGCGGTGATATTTTTGCATACAGCATCACACTATGCATAAGTAAAATAATGCATAGCAAAGTAAAGGGGCGGGGCAAGACCAATGACAAAATCAGGCAACCCCACCCTAACAATATCTTTTCATGTATACTAACATGCTTTAACGCATTATTGTAAGCTAGATAATCTAAATACAACATATGTATTACCCGTTCATTTTAGTTTGTTGTTGTAGCTGTAGCGGTCGCCTTGATACCCTTTTCCTCAGGCTTCGGAGCTTTCCGCCCGCGCTGATAGCCTACAAAGTAGCCAATGAATCCGGCACCGATAGCAGCCTGCAGAGCAAAAAGCAAGCTTTCAACCTCGCCTGAAGGCGGCTCCCACAAGGCGTTTACCCATGGTTCATAATCAGGATTAATCGCCTCTATTGCGGATTGAGCCTGATCATCTGTTCCGCCGAACTCAGATTCTTTATGCATCATCAATGGTACAACAGCCAGCAAGACAACCAGAACTAATAAAATGATATTCTGCTTACTTACCATTAGTCATTCCACCTTTCCACCAGGCTTGAATTAAGCCTTGCTCACTGTAACGCAGTAGCGCATTATAGACGACTACGCTAAGCAAGCCCTCGCTAATTGCCAGCGGAATCTGAGTTATTGAAAAAACACCGAGAAATTTAGTAAATGACAGCCATACCCCTCCGACTGGATCGGGAAATGCCCATGCTAGCTGAGCGGCCGTCACCATGTATGTAGTCCAATCGCCGCAAGCAGCAGCCAGAAAGACAGCTATTTTTTCTGAAAAGCCCATCGAGCGGCATACCTTGAACAAGCCCCAAGCCATAAATGCTCCAGCGACACCCATCGAGAATGTATTGGCTCCCCAGGTGCTAATGCCACCATGGGCTAACAAGAGCGCTTGAAAGACCAATACAATGCCGCTTAGCACGCTTGATACTGCCGGCCCAAATAGGATTGCGCTTAGACCAACCCCGGTAGCATGCGAGCTTGAACCGGTAACCGAGGGAATTTTAAGTGCCGAAAGCACAAAAATAAACGCGGCAGCTAGGCCAAGCAGCAGTTTTCTTTCCGGGTAATTCTTTAAAGTAGCGCCGATTTGCCTAATCCCTAAGGCGATAAACGGAGCTACAACCGCCATCCACAAAAAAGCATGACTTTGCGGCAAAAAGCCCTCCATGATGTGCATGGCATGACCAACAGCCGGCATACATGCACTGACAGCTACGAAATAAACAACTAACCAGGTAATTTTCATTTCTACGTTCCCCTTCCTTGTAATAGGACTTCGTCAAACACCGGCCGAAGACCCGCGCACAGGTTGGGGGGATAAAGCTGCACTTCGGTAAAAAAAATCTCTACCAAAATAGGTAGAGATTTGCTTTACAAGGCCTGCAAATCCCCATCCCCATCGCTCGTGGGTAAAAACGGTGATTGTTGAATAGGCAGTTCTTCTGACTCAGGTTCACAGCTTGCCTGCGCCTTCCCAGATATTATCCAGTGGCTAACAGCAGATTCGCTCCCCATTACAGCGGCGGGACCGTGTTGGCATTGCACCAAGCTTCCCTATTAAGCCCGTTAGGGCACCTATTCCAATATTATGCGGATTAATTATAGTCCATACTAATAGGTTTGTCAATAGCCCTTGATTATATCGGTTCCCATGTAAGGCCGCAGCACTTCTGGCACTACGACCGAGCCGTCGGGCTGCTGATAGTTTTCTAAAATAGCAGCAACCGTCCGGCCAATTGCTACACCCGAACCGTTTAATGTATGAACAAACTCCGGTTTCGCCTTGGGCTCACGGCGGAATTTAATATCGGCGCGCCGAGCCTGGAAGTCCTCAAAGTTAGAGCAGGACGAAATTTCACGATATTTATTAAAGCTAGGCAGCCAAACTTCGAGGTCGTATGTCTTGGCTGACGAGAAACCCATATCGCCCGTACAAAGCAGGATAACCCGGTACGGCAGACCCAATAGCTGCAGCACACGCTCAGCATTATTTGTCAGCTTTTCGAGTTCATCGTAAGAGTCCTCGGGCTTGGTAAACTTGACCATCTCGACCTTATTAAACTGATGCTGGCGAATAAGGCCGCGGGTATCACGCCCGGCAGCACCGGCTTCAGCCCTGAAGCACGCGCTATAGGCGGTGTAGTACAGCGGGAGTTCTTTAACGTCGAGAATTTCACCGCGATGAAGGTTGGTTACCGGAACTTCGGCAGTAGGAATAAGATAGTAATCCAAACCTTCCAGTTTAAACATATCCTCACCGAATTTAGGCAGCTGGCCTGTCCCGGTCATACTGTCCTTATTGGCAATAAACGGCGGGAAGAATTCGGTGTAACCGTGCTCGCGTGTATGAAGATCAAGCATGAAATTAATTAACGAACGCTCTAAACGCGAACCCAATCCGCGATAAAAGGTAAAACGGGCTCCGGTTACCTTACCACCGCGTTCAAAATCTAGGAGGCCTAATTTCTCGCCAATTTCCCAGTGGGCAAGCGGTTCAAACTCAAACTTGCGCGGTTCGCCCCATTTACGGATTTCCTTATTGTCATTCTCATCATGGCCAACGACTACTGACTCATGCGGCACATTGGGGATATTCATGATAATCTCACTAAGCTTGCCTTCGACTTCTTTGACTTTTGCGTCAAGCTCGCTGATTTTATCGCCGACTACCCGCATTTCAGCAACAAGATCATCAGCGTTTTCTTTTGCTTTTTTTAGTCTGCTGATTTCCTGCGATACAGTATTACGCTGGCTTTTAAGCGCTTCCACTTCGCCGAGAAGACTGCGGCGTTCCTTCTCTAAGCGCAAGAATTCGTCTAAATTCATGGCTGCGCCGCGGTTTATAAGTGCTTGCTGAACCTTTTCCGGGTTTTCCCGCACAAATTTGATATCAAGCATACATGAACCCCCTATTATTAGCTAAAAGCTTATCCCTTCAAATGGCGACATCATTATTTCAGCATGAAAAAACTCCCGCCTGCAGGGACGAGAGTACCGTCCCGCTCGAACGGGCGCCGCCGGATATTTCCCAAATTGTTAAAATTAGTTTATACCAATTATTTTACAATATGCATTGCGTAGTTGTAAAGGCATTAAGTATTACTGTCCTCAGACTTTATTCGGCTCTGTTCCATAAATTTTATAAAAGCTTTACTGATTTCAGGATCAAATTGTGTACCTGAACACCGTTTTATTTCGTCTAAAGCCTGCCTTACAGAGTAAGGCGCGCGATAACACCTGGCGCTGGTCATAGCATCATAGGCATCACAGACTGACAACATCCGGCTGTAAACGGGTATGGCGTCACCAGCCAGACCTAACGGATAACCCAGTCCGTCATAACGCTCATGATGATGCCGCACAATGCTGGCGATATCCTCAAAACCATCTATGTCAGATAAAATGTCCGCGCCTTTTATTGCATGACGTTTTACCGATTCATATTCATTATCGGTTAAGGACCCGGGCTTGTTCAATATCCGCTCCGGTACACCAATTTTACCAACATCATGCACAATCCCGGCAAGATAGGCAATGGTCACGCCGTCGCGCGGCAATTGCATAAATTCAGCCAATTCTACCATCAGAGCAGCGACATGCTCGCTATGCTGTTTAGTGTAGCTGTCCCTAATGCCGATTGCCTTACAGAAAGCTTTGATTATGCTCAAATTTATAACGTCAAGCTTAGCCTCTATTACCTTAAATTTATCAATTGGCACATAAACACCAACTGCATATTGCGGCTCATCGTTTGAATCACGAAGTAAAAAAGTGCTGGCAAGATACCAAATATAGGACTTATCGAATGGATTGATGAGGCATGCCTCTAATAACGGAAATTCCCGTCCGGTATCCATGGTTTCAATCAACGGCCCGTGGTAAGTATCATCCTCAGCTTTTTTCTCGCCGTTATAGAGAACCTCTAACAGCGACTTATTTATTAGTTTATCATGGTCTATCTGCCATAACTTACAAAATGTGTCATTGACAAATACAATCTTAAAACTCCTGTCAATAACCAACCAGCCATGCAGCGAGCTACTTTGTACAGCTTGGGCAATGCGCGTGAACAGTTGTCCATCCATAGCTGCGGCTCCTTGTTGTCAAAATTTTTGAGACATTATGTATATTCTTCATACATAAATAAATTCCTTTGCATTTATATCTATATTTACCAAGATTATCTGCGGTAAATAAAAAAGGGGGACTCCCCCTTTTTTTTAGATAAGCCAACGCTATTCACGAACGATTCCCATTAAAATCCACGTCAGAATTATTGTTATCACTCATACAATTGTATTATCAACCGCTGCAATGGAGGTACTATCGGCATGATTAAAAAAGGCCTTGATGTATTTCGGGTCGCGGCAACCTACGTTGGAACGGTAATTGGGGCAGGTTTCGCCTCCGGCCAAGAACTTGTTCAATTCTTCATTGCCTACGGCAGCTTCGGTCTGGCAGGATTTTTGGGGGCCGGCCTGTTGTTTTGCTGGCTGGGCAGCTACATTATCAATCTTGGCTATCGGCTTCGAGCAACAGGCTATCACCAAGTGCTGTATCATACCTGCGGACAAAGAGTGGGCAGCTTTCTCGATATTGCAACAGGCATATTCCTATTTGGCGGACTGACAATAATGCTGGCCGGAGCTGGTACAGTTGGCCGCGATTTTTTTAATATAAGCTACAATACCGGCCTCCTCGCCATGGCTGTGTTGGTAGCCTTGACGGTTATGACCGGCATGAAAGGCATTTCGATTATCAACTCATTGGTCACACCGCTTCTAGTTTTTACAATAATCCTTATCGGCATTAATTCGGCTATTTATCACGGTTTTTATGTTGATCTGCTTTCCATCCCGCCTCAACCTCACTCAAGTGCAACCAGCAACTGGTTCCTCTCGGCCATTTTATA from Veillonellaceae bacterium encodes:
- the feoB gene encoding ferrous iron transport protein B translates to MHCHNNLSNIQIPDGAKKIVLVGNPNVGKSVFFNTLTGVYVDVSNFPGTTVDISHGKFGNDVVIDTPGVYGISSFNDEEIVARDVILSADLIVNIVNAVHLERDLFLTLQVIDTGIPVIVALNMMDEAAEQGIKVDVDLLEHLLGVPVIPTVAVKGKGLEEVKNRLYEARTGNVPIALKKQLQEMLNRTGSWGEALLVLEGDPHVAARHGVELGLNREEIYHERRHRVNDIIKHAVTESQEGALLSTKLGRLMLRPVTGIPFFLFALYIMYHLIGVVVAQDIVGFTEETLMQGMYEPAIRDFIGRFISEESILGAVLIGEFGLLTMTVTYILGLLLPLVVGFYLILSVMEDSGYLPRLATLVDRVMNSIGLNGRAIIPLILGFGCVTMATITTRILGTQRERTIATAVLGLAIPCSAQLGVIAGMLAGLGTKYILIYVTVMVVILGLVGKILHKVLPGESSDLLIDLPPIRLPRVKNVLKKTVVKSYAFLEEAAPLFALGALIISSLQLTGLLATIQNLFAPITEGMLLLPRETATAFIMGMIRRDFGAAGLSGMVLTPEQTLISLIAITLFVPCIASIIVMFKERGTREGTLIWIGSWVAAFIVGGIVAHIIM
- a CDS encoding ferrous iron transport protein A, giving the protein MTLDQANRGQRLYIAQIIGDTVRAQAIRFGIAEGAEVECAEKLPAGPIVICKGKQEIAIGRKLAENIQVQPA
- a CDS encoding ABC transporter ATP-binding protein; translated protein: MQIHPLLEAQNIEFSYRFDKPALNGINLKIPAGKRVAFVGPNGAGKSTLFLQFNAILRPTAGRLLYQGRPYEYSRSAITTLRQKIGLVFQDPDTQLFAGSVLDDVLFGPMNLGMSLKKAEQTAMKALEAVQMAEYANEPVHFLSHGQKKRVAIAGVLAMQPEMLVMDEPTAGLDFPGMQNLSEIMDRLYTQGTTLVVATHDVDWAWRWADLVYVLAQGQVIAGGPPDTILNCSNHVDHGFARPVVGEIYTAMVNKNGNSGIPRTVAELISLLKGGF
- the cbiQ gene encoding cobalt ECF transporter T component CbiQ; the protein is MLYLDYLAYNNALKHVSIHEKILLGWGCLILSLVLPRPFTLLCIILLMHSVMLYAKISPRYLLRLWMAPLAFLLVGLVTVAVSFGTMPFSAIASTKVGSYYLGITAQGIMTAKGLFLRSAAAVSCLFMVATTTPIAHITAFAARIKALNTVMEISLLTYRFIFVFLETAAQIYTAQQSRLGYSSTKRSLRSLTMLAANLCSKSFITARDLYTALLARNYSDKLVYRYPRQDISLIRLIAIVAVLISVALTATL
- a CDS encoding energy-coupling factor ABC transporter substrate-binding protein codes for the protein MVSKQNIILLVLVVLLAVVPLMMHKESEFGGTDDQAQSAIEAINPDYEPWVNALWEPPSGEVESLLFALQAAIGAGFIGYFVGYQRGRKAPKPEEKGIKATATATTTN
- a CDS encoding energy-coupling factor ABC transporter permease produces the protein MKITWLVVYFVAVSACMPAVGHAMHIMEGFLPQSHAFLWMAVVAPFIALGIRQIGATLKNYPERKLLLGLAAAFIFVLSALKIPSVTGSSSHATGVGLSAILFGPAVSSVLSGIVLVFQALLLAHGGISTWGANTFSMGVAGAFMAWGLFKVCRSMGFSEKIAVFLAAACGDWTTYMVTAAQLAWAFPDPVGGVWLSFTKFLGVFSITQIPLAISEGLLSVVVYNALLRYSEQGLIQAWWKGGMTNGK
- the serS gene encoding serine--tRNA ligase is translated as MLDIKFVRENPEKVQQALINRGAAMNLDEFLRLEKERRSLLGEVEALKSQRNTVSQEISRLKKAKENADDLVAEMRVVGDKISELDAKVKEVEGKLSEIIMNIPNVPHESVVVGHDENDNKEIRKWGEPRKFEFEPLAHWEIGEKLGLLDFERGGKVTGARFTFYRGLGSRLERSLINFMLDLHTREHGYTEFFPPFIANKDSMTGTGQLPKFGEDMFKLEGLDYYLIPTAEVPVTNLHRGEILDVKELPLYYTAYSACFRAEAGAAGRDTRGLIRQHQFNKVEMVKFTKPEDSYDELEKLTNNAERVLQLLGLPYRVILLCTGDMGFSSAKTYDLEVWLPSFNKYREISSCSNFEDFQARRADIKFRREPKAKPEFVHTLNGSGVAIGRTVAAILENYQQPDGSVVVPEVLRPYMGTDIIKGY
- a CDS encoding HD domain-containing protein, which produces MDGQLFTRIAQAVQSSSLHGWLVIDRSFKIVFVNDTFCKLWQIDHDKLINKSLLEVLYNGEKKAEDDTYHGPLIETMDTGREFPLLEACLINPFDKSYIWYLASTFLLRDSNDEPQYAVGVYVPIDKFKVIEAKLDVINLSIIKAFCKAIGIRDSYTKQHSEHVAALMVELAEFMQLPRDGVTIAYLAGIVHDVGKIGVPERILNKPGSLTDNEYESVKRHAIKGADILSDIDGFEDIASIVRHHHERYDGLGYPLGLAGDAIPVYSRMLSVCDAYDAMTSARCYRAPYSVRQALDEIKRCSGTQFDPEISKAFIKFMEQSRIKSEDSNT